CATTGTTTTTTCATTGCCATTAGTCTAAATGATGGCATGCTTGTGACCCATGATGCTTTGGACAATACTGCGTGTAAACGCTCAGCAAAAATAATTTCGGCTCTCTCTTGATACCATTTATCCAATAGCGCTTTTACTTTAACTGAACGTTCACTAGCAAACTGATTTGCTTGATTGCCGCTTTTTTGATTACTGCTTACTTGATTAACGGTAACGTTTAACTTACCACGTAATAACTTAACTCGAGCCGTTTGCTCTGCATCCGTTATTACTTTTAACACATAACGACGACCCAGATAAAACTGGGTCTCACCGCTGACATAACGCTTGGGCAATACATGATCTTTTTGCTTGGCAAAGTCTTGTAGGCTTTGCCATATCCAGCGCGCACGTTTTCATGTATCATCTCATCTGTAGCATCGCTAGGCGCGGTAGCGACCACACGCAAATCTGGATGTACCTTAATGACCACTTTTCGAGGTCTGCTTGGTTTAATCAGTTTGCTTGGTTTGAGGGGCTTGGTGTTTTCGCTAATAAGCGTGTCGCTTTTAGACTTGCCTGTCTTTTCTTTATAAGTTACTTCTTTACGCACTACTTCATAGTGAATTTTATCTTCACCATAATAAAATACGTTGTTATCAGTCATTGCCTACTACCCTCTTGCTGCTCGTGGACTACTTGTCTCTTTCGTGCCTTTTGCTTCTCTCGACAGCCCAAGCCGGGTAATTTTTAATACTTCTTCAATCAGCTGTTGCGCTTTATCAATACCTAAGTCAGCAAACAACATTGGCAATAAGCTTCTATTAATCGCATTTTCAATCTCACTGGCATTGATGGAATATTCCGCCACATTAGTTTTAACCACTTCATCAATCTCAAAGGCGTAAGCGACTAGCTTATCATTATCTAGCTCTTTATCCGCTAAGCTATCATTATCACCACCAGCGTCAAATAAAAGCTTAAACAAACCAAAATAAGCCTGAGCATGTCTATTTAATTTACCATTATCATCGATAAACGCATTCGGCACATCAGCGACTTTACGGTCTTTGACGGCTTGCTCAAAGTCAGCAAACATCATGTACTGCTTCACGGGTGCATCGAACATCGCTTTAGCATCAGCAATCGCCTGCTTCAGTAATTTAGAAAAATACGCTTGGGCATACGGATCATCAGCCAAATCCTGCTCAATCATCTTGGTCACACGGCCCGTAATTTTATCAGTCTGGTTACGTGCTTCATCATCGCTTAGATTTTCAGGCTTGAAATCTTTGCCCAACTTACCTAAGTTGTCGACCAAATAAACGCCTTTTGCCTCACGAACTTCCAAACCTGCAATGTGCTTATCGAGTAAGCTGCGAATATCCGCTTCATACTCATCATAATCGATGGTCTCATCAGCGTCTTCGCGCACTTGCTTACGTAGATTAGTAAAGGCTTTGAGATCGGCTTTATAACGATCACGCTTGTTATCGAATGAGGTATCTGCAAAGAAAGATGCTGATTGCAACGCAATTTTCATGGCATTAGAAAATGCGGTCAAGGCAGCATAAAAGTCGTCACGTTCTTTAAGCTTAGTATCGACTACTCTGCCGTCGACCTCCTGCATCTTTGGCGCGAGTACTTGGCGCAGTGCTTGACCGTCTTGCTTGTTTTTCACCGATGAGAATAGCGCCCACAGCTCACTATGTAGTCTTGGTAGCTGCTTGTACTCAGTATCCATCGCGTTATATAGACCTTTGAGGTCTTCGATATCAAACCCGCCTTGCGTACGTTCCGCTAAGTCTTGGTATTTCTCAATGGTGATATCCAGCTCTTTTAGGATACCGCGGTAATCAATCAGATAACCAAAGCGTTTTTTCTCATGCAAGCGATTCACCCGTGCAATCGCCTGAATCAGGTTATGCTGCTTTAAGGGTTTATCGATATACAGTACCGTGTTTTTGGCTCATCAAATCCCGTCAATAGCTTATCGACGACGATCATAATGTCAGGACCATCGTCCTGACTAAAAGCTTCTATGATGGCTTTGGTATAGGCTTTTTCATCACCGCCATACTCATTGGCGACATTATCTTGCCACCAGTTTTGAACAATGTCTTTTGATTCTCTATCAACGGTGTCATGCCCTTCACGAGTATCAGGTGGTGACATGGCAACCACGGAGGTCACTTTGCCAATCTTGTCTAATGCCATTTTATAGCGAATAGCTGAAGCTTTAGAATCACAAGCCAGTTGACCTTTTAGATGCTGCTGTTTAAAGTTTTGGAAGTGATCAGAGATGTCATGAGCGATCAGCTCAATGCGACCTTCAACCTGATAGATTTGACCTTTTTGGGAGAATTTACGCTTGAGATCATTCTTTTGATCCTCGCTAAGCTTTTGGGTAATACGGTCAAACCAAGCATCGATAGCTTGGTCATTGGTATTGAGCTCAGGAACGCGCTCTTCGTATAGCAGTGGCGTGACGGTTTTGTCTTTGACCGCTTGCTGCATGGTATAAGAGTGAATAATGCTACCGAATTTGTTCTCGGTCTTATCGTCTTTTAGCAATGGCGTACCAGTAAAGGCAATAAAGGCAGCGTTTGGTAGGGCTTGCGCCATACGGATATTGTTCTCACCGTTTTGGCTGCGGTGACCTTCATCGACCATGACAATGATGTTTGGGCTGTCGTTATAGCATTCATCATACTTAACGGCTGAGCCAAACTTATTAATAATAGAGGAAATAACGCGCTCATTACCGTGACCGATTTGCTGCGCGAGACGACGACCAGAAGTTGCCATGGCGTCACGACTATCGCGTTTACTGGTTATTACACCACCAGACTTAAAGGTATTGCTCAGCTGGGTTTCCAAATCGACACGATCCGTGACAACAATAATTCGACACTTCGCGAGCTGCTCTAACCAAATCAAAGCTTTAGAGAAAAACACCATCGTAAAAGATTTACCACTACCAGTGGTATGCCAAATCACTCCACCTTCACGACTGCCCTGCTCGTCAAAAGTACTGATACGTTCAATCAAGGCTTTGATACCAAAGACTTGCTGATAACGGGCAACGATTTTGCCTGCCTTTTTATCAAACAAGGTAAACAGGCGCATCATCTCCAGCAAACGCTCAGGCTGTAATAAGCTAATGATAAGGCGGTCTTGATCAGTAACGACTAGATCACCAGCATTAATTAATGACCGATATTCTTTTTTAGCTGTGACAGGACGATGATCAAATAGAAGGCTAAGCTGATCATCATTAAGCTTTTGGTTTTTTAGATGGGCAAACTCAGGCTCAGAGATCTCTTCTTCGACCCATTTTGCCCAAAACTTTTCAGGTGTACCGCAGGTGGCATACAGACCATCATGACCATTGACCGCTAGCAATAACTGGCTATAGGCGAATAGATTTGGAATAAATTTTGGCTTTTGATTACGAATGTGCTGAGAGACGGCTTGCGCGTTGGTTGACTGCCACTCTCTACTGGAGTCAGGGCGTTTGGCTTCAATCACTGCTAGCGGCAGACCATTCACAAAGCAGACGATATCAGGAATGACGTTGCCTGTACCCTCGGCGTTCTGTACGACAAACTCTTCGGTAACGTGAAAGCTGTTGTTATCTATATGATCCCAATCTATCAGGCCAATGGTTTGCGAGGTTTTTTTACCGTCGATAAACTCCGTCACGGTCACGCCATAAAGCATAGCGTTGTAGAGCTTTTCATTAGCGAGCTGCAAGCCTAAATTCATAGCAGGATTGAGCTCGTGCATGATTTTATCAATGGCACTATCTGATAAATGATATGACTTACCTTCAAACGTAAAAGTTTGCTTAGCTAAAAACGCACGCATGATAGGCAATAACACCACTTGGTTAGTAGCCTTATTTGAAGCCACTTTTGAGCGCATGGCACTGCATTCGCTGGGTGGAATAAATCGATAGCCCAGCGTGCTGAGCAAAGATAAGGCAGGAATCTTTGAACTGAATTCTTCTTGGAAGTTGATGCTGGGGTTGGTCATATCTGCCCACTTTAGACATAGCGTTTGTTTGGTAGCTTGTTTAGTTTTATCGATTGTAGCCCAAAACTGCATAAAAAAGGCAAAGAAAAACCGCCAAGGTTGCGCGTTACCCAAAGGGCACTAAGCGTGACGGTTATGTTGGGTATAGATTAGTGTTTGTAGGCTGGGTTTTTAACCCAGCATTGTAATTCTGCAAAGTCTTGATGCTGGGTTAAAAACCCAGCCTACGCACTTGAATCAAATTATATAGATAAAAACCTACCATTGAGAACGAACCTTAGTCTCAAACTCGTCAAGTAATTTGAGCTTTTTGATTAATAGTTCATACGCATTATCTTTATTAAAAGAGTCATAGGATGTTCTAAAGCATTTTATTGTGTCTGAACTCTCAAGCCAAGCTTTCGTACAATCATCTTGTTTTAAAAAGGCCTCAGCAATTTCATGTTCTTTTGATGTGGTAATGTCATAAGCATAGAGATCAACACAATATTTTTTGTCTTTGCGCCCATCTAGAAACATTACTACAACTGATTCGGTTTTCCATGACTCTAAGGTGAAACGCAGTACAGGGAAGCCATACCAATGATGTATTTTAGTATCAATCTTATTGTTTAAAAAAACAGACTCTACTTTCTTTACGAGTTCGTCTTTAAAGGCAGTAACAACCTCTATTTTTAAATCTTGAATATCTTTAATTTGACTTAAATTTCCTAAAACGTATTTTGCCGTATCTTCCTCTATATTAGAACCAGTCATAATGCCCTCTAAATGTAGTATAAATTCACGTAATAAAAGCATCCACTTGTTTAATGGTTGAGAAATAAAAGTACCTGCCAATTTTTGTTTAATAGCATTAATTAATACTGGATAGCTTAAGCCAAGCCAATCATCAGGTGATTGGCCATCTGGCGATAACACAACATAAAAAGACTGCTTTTCTTTGAAATCATTATTTGACTCTACGTGCTTTATATAGCTGTCAAAAGGATTGGCTTGATGATGATAGATTTTATTCTCAATCAACATGACCCACTCATTGCCCTCTAACAGCAAGTCGATTCTTTTTTTGCCTTTGGTAATGGCCTCACGTTCAGGCGGATTGATAACAGAGAAGTCATCAACATCCAAATTACCACAACTAGGATTGGCTGTAGAAAGCGCCTCAAATAGTGCCTCGATCATTAGAGAGCCTAAACCATGGTCACCTTCACTATCACAAAAAAAAGCTAGCACATCGGAAGTTGGGTTTTCATAGTAACCACGGCTACCAATACTGAATATTGTTGTCTCAGGCGTTTCTGGGATTGGCAAGGTTTTGATGTGTTCTATTAATTGCTTTAACTGAATAATATCCATTAATCAACCACCACCCTAACCTTACCCATCAACAACACCTGCATCAGCGCCTTTTTCTCTTGCTGCAAATCAGCCAATTGCTGCTCAAGCAACTCAATTTCTTTATCGGCGTTGGTTAATACGGTGGCGATTTTTTGTTGTTCTTCAAAACTTGGTAGGAGAATTTTTAATTTGCCAAGCTCACCTAAGTAAACTCCTGCTTGAGCAGTAGAGTTTGATTTCCTATGAAGTAAATGAGTGAAGTCACTACTACTAAATAATTGCATCAGAAACTGGTTACAGATACCTTTTGCAACTCTGATAATAGCTACACTTCTTTGAAGCGTAAATTTTTCAGCCAACTCCTCTGGTACTAGAGCTACACGTCCAAGTGTTCCAACAACCGTTAGTAGAATATCACCACTTTTAATCGTATATCTAGCGTGAATCTTATTATAATCTTCTTCGCTAATGTATGGCGCATCGTCAAAATCAACCGTGTTTTGCTTAGTGATATTTTTAGCTGAAAGCATTGGTACGCCACTTTCGTATCTCTTATGCGTTCCGTGAGTTCCATCTCTTATAAAGTTAGTTATTTCGCTGAGTTTATACTCTTCCCACTCACCCTCAAACCTTTTACCCGACTCATCAAGCAACCGCTTTTTACCCGTCAGCAATTGCTGCATCAACGCTTTTTTCTGCTGGATACTATTCTCAATCAAGCGCTCAGTCGTGCTAATCGCTTTATCCCAAGTCGATAGGATTTTGGCGATTTTTTGTTGTTCTGGAAGTGGTGGTACAGGTAGTTTGAATGATTTTATTTGCTCAAAGTTTAACCCTTGTCTATTACCACCTGCTTGGCATTGTTCAATTTGTTTCTGACCTTGAAAAGATAGTAAAAAACTTTTTAAATATTCTGAATTTAATTCTTCAGAACGTATAATACAAACATGCTGATTTACGTTTGCTTCATCAATATCTGAAACTGCTACTCGTCCAATAGAAGCACCTGTAATATTTAGCAATACATCATTTTTATAAACGAAACTTCCTTTCATTTTATTGTGTTGTAGCTCGTCAATATAAGCAACGTCAGATAAGTCTAACTTTCCCCAAAGAACATTTTGACTTCTAATAAGCGGAATTCCTGAAAGTTTATAGCTATTGCTGCCACCTCTAGGAGTAACACCACTTCCCACTTTTTCCGTTACGTTACCAAGACTTTCAATACTCCAACCATTAGGCACCATAACCCAACTCCTTTAAGAACCCTGCCATCTCATTCTCTAGACTTTCTAATTCAGCTTTTAACTCAAGACGCTCAGAGCGCACCGCATCCAAATCAATCTCCGCCTCTTCCTCAAAGGTATCGACATAACGTGGAATGTTCAAATTAAAGTCGTTTTCTTTAATTTCATCAAAGCTCGCTAGATAAGCGTATTTATCGACACTTTTCCGCACCTTATAAGTCTCAATGACTTTAGCAATATTATCCTCAGTGAGCTGATTTTGATTTTTACCGGATTTAAACTCATTACTTGCATCGATAAACAGTACCTTGTCATCGTTCTTGTTCTTTTTAAAGATAAGAATAGCTGCTGGAATACCCGTACCAAAGAACAGCTTTTCCGGTAAGCCAATCACCGTATCTAGCAGGTTTTCTTCGATAAGTTGCTGACGGATTTTGCCTTCACTGGATGCACGGAACAGCACGCCGTGTGGTACGACCACACCCATTCTGCCAGTGCTTGGTTTCAGCGTTTCAATCATATGACTGATAAAGGCATAATCGCCCTTGGTCTTGGGCGGTACGCCGCGATGGAAGCGACCATAGGGATCGCTGCTGGCATCTTCATGACCCCATTTATCCAGTGAAAACGGCGGATTGGCAGTCACCACATCGAACTGTAATAAATGCCTGCCGTCTTTATCGAGTAGCAGCGGATTACGGATGGTATCGCCCCACTCGATACGGTGGTTGTCCTCACCGTGTAGGAACATATTCATCTTGGCCAGTGCCCATGTCGAGCCAATGGCTTCTTGACCGTATAGCGCATACTTTTTAGAGCCAGAGTTTTTACGTACCATCGCCCCGCACTTGATGAGTAGCGAGCCTGAACCGCACTATCCGTAACATATTATAGTGGTGACATGACATTAGCCTCTTAAATACAGGCCATTTACGCCTAAATATTATGTCACCATGTTAGTTTTATTAATGGTGACATAAGCAATATAATGTCACCAACAGTTAAACGTAATAAGTATTTCAGGCCGGATCACATATCTCATCGCCTTCGACAGGCTCAAGGATAGTTGCCAGTAAATTCGACACTTCAGGTGGTGTATAGAACTCGCCCGCTTTTGCCCCAGCATTGGCAGCAAAATGTTTAATCAAATACTCGTAAGCATTACCAATTACATCGAGGCTACCGACACGCTCGGCACTTAGATTCAGGATGTCTTTACCAAAGTCTTCTAATAGGTGACGTAGTAGCTCGTTCTTGTGCTTTTCTGGACCTAATCTATCAGTGTTATAGCTTATATCTTGGAAGACGTTTTGTAGCTTAGTGCCGTTAGCTTCTTCAATCGCATGTAGCGCCTCATCGATTCGCTGACCGTTGCCTGGCTGATGGCGCTGCTCGTATAAATCCCAAAAGCTTGCGCCCTCAGGCAAGACAAAGCGCTGCTTGGACATCATGGCATGGATCAGCTCAGGGTTGTCGCCAAATTGCTCGACCAGCTTGACATATTCATCTCGATAAACGTCAGACAGATACTTGAGGAAAAGCATGGTTAAAATAAAGTCTTTATAGGTATCTGGACTGATTACACCGTGAAAAGTATCGCAGGCATTCCAGACGGCTTTGTTGATATCGTCTTGATTGATCTTGTTAATGGTTTTATTGGTAGTGTCTTTATTAATAGTGCTGGTGGACATTTATGATTCCTAGATACTTTGAAAAACTGCTGTTTGTTATAGTAAACAATTATAGTTCGATTGACTCGTTTTGCTTGGAAGTATAGCGCACATTACTGTCTCGGATAAGGTTCAAGACATTGCAATTTTCGGGTTATAGGGTTTTAAATAATGCGAAAATTGATAGCTTTGCCAATAAGTAATCGTAATCTTGACACATAACAACCTTGACACATAACAACCTTGACACATAACAACGAAATAAAAAACAGCGCCTATATTAGGCGCTATTTTTGTATGTCTAATCACTGATATTAAGCTCAAGCAAGTGAGAATATACCCCTTAATGACATATTGCTTCTTTATAAGAAAAGTGCTCAATCGCTTATTGCCATTCAGTATATATGGTTAATTGTATAGTTTGATAATACATAATTTTATAGACTATAAAAACCTTGACCCGAATTAAGACAGTATTTATTTTCCTTGACCTGAATATACCTACCCTCAAAAGACACTATACGGTAAAGTTAATACGTTACTAATGATCATGTCTACACTGCTATAGCTCAAGTATATTTATAACGAACTATGAGTCACCTAGATGAAGCTTTGTATACGCTCTTGGGGTCATCTCAAACCAGCTCTTAAAGGCACCAAAAAACTGACTATTAGAATGATAACCAAGTAAGAATGCTGTATCAGTGGCTGACAACCTCTGCTCTATTAAGTACTTATGCGCTAAATTTTTTCGAACATCTAATAGCAATTCTTTGAAAGAGGTATCTTCTTCTCTTAGACGTCTTTGCAAGCTACTAACACTCATATTGAGCACCTGAGCAACTTGCTCACGAGTCGGCTCATTTAGGCCCATGATTGTTATAAGTATATGTTGGCAACGTTGCGTATAACTGGTGTGAGAGAAGTTCTTATCAAGCATGTTGTGCAAAGGGTTAATAAAAAACGCACTTCCTGAAGAGTTTTTCATATGTTCTGATGAGTAATAAGTGTGATCAGTCCTACCTATTCGATAAGTCAGGCTATTAGCTTTTTTAGACATCTCTGCTGAAACACCTAGAAACTGTTTATATAGCTCAAACCCTTGGGAAGACTGCCGATGTGCCAAAGTGAGCTCTACAGGTTTTAATGCGTTAAATGTCGATATAATTTTATAAACGGCAAAAATAACACCATCAATCTGATGTTTGTTTACATGCTCGGGCACGCTTGGATTGAACTCAAGACGGATTAAGTCTTTTCTCTCAAATAGCTGAACCTCGATTGATTCAGTCATCACTTTGAAGTAACGCGAAATCAAACGGCAGAGAACAATAAGAGGAATATCAATATTGGCATTTATTAGAGGACTGATACATTGGCTTATTCCTTTATAAAAAGGAAGAGACTCGATCTCAATATAGTTGAAAACTTTTAGCCCTATATAATCATCTTGGAAGAAGTAGGTAGCCAAATTGAACTCGTTTGTAACGACAGCCAGTGGCATTCTATCGCCTTCAAAATCATCAAGATCACTAAATTGTGACATGATTTTGGGTATATCAGAC
The nucleotide sequence above comes from Psychrobacter sp. P2G3. Encoded proteins:
- a CDS encoding PD-(D/E)XK nuclease family protein; protein product: MDIIQLKQLIEHIKTLPIPETPETTIFSIGSRGYYENPTSDVLAFFCDSEGDHGLGSLMIEALFEALSTANPSCGNLDVDDFSVINPPEREAITKGKKRIDLLLEGNEWVMLIENKIYHHQANPFDSYIKHVESNNDFKEKQSFYVVLSPDGQSPDDWLGLSYPVLINAIKQKLAGTFISQPLNKWMLLLREFILHLEGIMTGSNIEEDTAKYVLGNLSQIKDIQDLKIEVVTAFKDELVKKVESVFLNNKIDTKIHHWYGFPVLRFTLESWKTESVVVMFLDGRKDKKYCVDLYAYDITTSKEHEIAEAFLKQDDCTKAWLESSDTIKCFRTSYDSFNKDNAYELLIKKLKLLDEFETKVRSQW
- a CDS encoding type I restriction-modification system subunit M N-terminal domain-containing protein — encoded protein: MSTSTINKDTTNKTINKINQDDINKAVWNACDTFHGVISPDTYKDFILTMLFLKYLSDVYRDEYVKLVEQFGDNPELIHAMMSKQRFVLPEGASFWDLYEQRHQPGNGQRIDEALHAIEEANGTKLQNVFQDISYNTDRLGPEKHKNELLRHLLEDFGKDILNLSAERVGSLDVIGNAYEYLIKHFAANAGAKAGEFYTPPEVSNLLATILEPVEGDEICDPA
- a CDS encoding helix-turn-helix transcriptional regulator, with product MELNEYTVHKMTALCYRKAVATYLIQLNRSSDIPKIMSQFSDLDDFEGDRMPLAVVTNEFNLATYFFQDDYIGLKVFNYIEIESLPFYKGISQCISPLINANIDIPLIVLCRLISRYFKVMTESIEVQLFERKDLIRLEFNPSVPEHVNKHQIDGVIFAVYKIISTFNALKPVELTLAHRQSSQGFELYKQFLGVSAEMSKKANSLTYRIGRTDHTYYSSEHMKNSSGSAFFINPLHNMLDKNFSHTSYTQRCQHILITIMGLNEPTREQVAQVLNMSVSSLQRRLREEDTSFKELLLDVRKNLAHKYLIEQRLSATDTAFLLGYHSNSQFFGAFKSWFEMTPRAYTKLHLGDS
- a CDS encoding HsdR family type I site-specific deoxyribonuclease encodes the protein MTNPSINFQEEFSSKIPALSLLSTLGYRFIPPSECSAMRSKVASNKATNQVVLLPIMRAFLAKQTFTFEGKSYHLSDSAIDKIMHELNPAMNLGLQLANEKLYNAMLYGVTVTEFIDGKKTSQTIGLIDWDHIDNNSFHVTEEFVVQNAEGTGNVIPDIVCFVNGLPLAVIEAKRPDSSREWQSTNAQAVSQHIRNQKPKFIPNLFAYSQLLLAVNGHDGLYATCGTPEKFWAKWVEEEISEPEFAHLKNQKLNDDQLSLLFDHRPVTAKKEYRSLINAGDLVVTDQDRLIISLLQPERLLEMMRLFTLFDKKAGKIVARYQQVFGIKALIERISTFDEQGSREGGVIWHTTGSGKSFTMVFFSKALIWLEQLAKCRIIVVTDRVDLETQLSNTFKSGGVITSKRDSRDAMATSGRRLAQQIGHGNERVISSIINKFGSAVKYDECYNDSPNIIVMVDEGHRSQNGENNIRMAQALPNAAFIAFTGTPLLKDDKTENKFGSIIHSYTMQQAVKDKTVTPLLYEERVPELNTNDQAIDAWFDRITQKLSEDQKNDLKRKFSQKGQIYQVEGRIELIAHDISDHFQNFKQQHLKGQLACDSKASAIRYKMALDKIGKVTSVVAMSPPDTREGHDTVDRESKDIVQNWWQDNVANEYGGDEKAYTKAIIEAFSQDDGPDIMIVVDKLLTGFDEPKTRYCISINP
- a CDS encoding N-6 DNA methylase, whose amino-acid sequence is MVRKNSGSKKYALYGQEAIGSTWALAKMNMFLHGEDNHRIEWGDTIRNPLLLDKDGRHLLQFDVVTANPPFSLDKWGHEDASSDPYGRFHRGVPPKTKGDYAFISHMIETLKPSTGRMGVVVPHGVLFRASSEGKIRQQLIEENLLDTVIGLPEKLFFGTGIPAAILIFKKNKNDDKVLFIDASNEFKSGKNQNQLTEDNIAKVIETYKVRKSVDKYAYLASFDEIKENDFNLNIPRYVDTFEEEAEIDLDAVRSERLELKAELESLENEMAGFLKELGYGA
- a CDS encoding SprT family zinc-dependent metalloprotease, producing MPKRYVSGETQFYLGRRYVLKVITDAEQTARVKLLRGKLNVTVNQVSSNQKSGNQANQFASERSVKVKALLDKWYQERAEIIFAERLHAVLSKASWVTSMPSFRLMAMKKQWGSCSTKGNLILNPHLVKAPKECIDYVILHELCHIAEHNHSERFWRLLTQVIPNWKAVKSKLDGMAELYLNE
- a CDS encoding restriction endonuclease subunit S, encoding MVPNGWSIESLGNVTEKVGSGVTPRGGSNSYKLSGIPLIRSQNVLWGKLDLSDVAYIDELQHNKMKGSFVYKNDVLLNITGASIGRVAVSDIDEANVNQHVCIIRSEELNSEYLKSFLLSFQGQKQIEQCQAGGNRQGLNFEQIKSFKLPVPPLPEQQKIAKILSTWDKAISTTERLIENSIQQKKALMQQLLTGKKRLLDESGKRFEGEWEEYKLSEITNFIRDGTHGTHKRYESGVPMLSAKNITKQNTVDFDDAPYISEEDYNKIHARYTIKSGDILLTVVGTLGRVALVPEELAEKFTLQRSVAIIRVAKGICNQFLMQLFSSSDFTHLLHRKSNSTAQAGVYLGELGKLKILLPSFEEQQKIATVLTNADKEIELLEQQLADLQQEKKALMQVLLMGKVRVVVD